In Candidatus Cloacimonadota bacterium, a single genomic region encodes these proteins:
- a CDS encoding GHKL domain-containing protein — protein sequence MSIDDVKPKKKINIEVEPKELENRIDEIFYSSVKALSFAVTFLFLIFAIAHLTMFNANMMTVLQTVMSFLLLFAVMNLVMSIKMKPKYSHLLGTIILGILLFNSIQYIKFTGDIIYIIYIILLIIGCGIFYLSFKWYFISIIIILLTVVHQLILNNFTEYWKDISVILLLSFYVSFLANYLRIKSTRNFQTLFMLSHKHEKELEKAMVKIESINTELKDFAYIVSHDLKAPLRGINSLATWLVSDYEDKFDEDGKEQLNLLKSRVKRMDRLINGVLEYSRIGRLHEEHVELDLSKTVPDIIDLLAPPKNMNIEIVNVLPTVKLEKTRIKQIFQNLLSNALKYIDKPKGEIKIGCEDNAEFWKFSVSDNGPGIAEKDYDKIFKIFHMLQPRDQNNSTGVGLTVIKKIVEMYGGKVWLNSKLGEGTTFYFTLPKMKTEE from the coding sequence ATGAGCATAGACGATGTAAAACCAAAGAAAAAGATCAATATTGAAGTAGAACCAAAAGAACTCGAAAATCGCATCGATGAAATTTTCTATTCCAGTGTAAAAGCTCTTTCTTTTGCTGTTACATTTCTTTTCTTGATATTTGCTATTGCTCATCTTACAATGTTCAACGCAAACATGATGACAGTGCTGCAGACTGTGATGTCATTCTTGCTGCTTTTTGCCGTTATGAACCTGGTGATGAGCATAAAAATGAAGCCAAAATATAGTCATTTATTAGGCACGATAATTTTAGGTATTTTACTTTTCAACAGCATCCAATATATAAAATTTACAGGTGATATCATTTACATAATTTACATAATTTTACTTATTATTGGATGTGGCATATTTTATCTTTCTTTTAAATGGTATTTTATTTCAATTATTATCATCCTGTTAACTGTGGTCCATCAACTTATCCTCAATAATTTCACTGAATATTGGAAGGATATTTCGGTAATTCTTCTGCTTTCATTTTATGTTTCTTTCCTGGCAAATTATCTACGTATAAAATCTACCAGAAATTTTCAAACCTTGTTTATGCTTTCCCATAAACATGAGAAAGAATTGGAGAAAGCAATGGTCAAAATTGAAAGCATAAATACTGAATTAAAAGATTTTGCCTATATTGTTTCTCACGATTTGAAGGCACCACTTCGAGGAATAAATTCATTGGCGACCTGGCTTGTAAGTGATTATGAAGATAAATTTGATGAAGATGGAAAAGAACAGTTGAACTTACTGAAATCACGCGTGAAACGCATGGATAGATTGATAAATGGAGTTCTGGAATATTCCAGAATTGGACGGTTGCATGAAGAGCATGTAGAATTAGATCTTAGTAAAACAGTTCCGGATATTATCGATCTTCTGGCTCCACCGAAGAACATGAATATCGAGATAGTTAATGTACTTCCTACTGTGAAATTGGAAAAAACCAGAATAAAACAAATTTTCCAAAATCTGCTCAGCAATGCGCTAAAATATATCGATAAACCAAAGGGTGAGATCAAGATAGGATGTGAAGATAATGCAGAATTCTGGAAATTTTCTGTTTCGGATAACGGACCTGGAATTGCGGAAAAGGATTATGATAAGATCTTCAAGATCTTTCATATGTTACAACCCAGAGATCAAAATAACAGCACGGGTGTGGGCCTTACGGTTATCAAAAAAATTGTAGAAATGTATGGCGGAAAAGTATGGTTGAATTCCAAATTGGGAGAAGGAACAACTTTTTATTTTACACTTCCAAAAATGAAAACAGAAGAATAG
- a CDS encoding PAS domain-containing protein: MIQFKLRNELRQVEEKEEKKYRYKSRTLLKSLEEQTSELNRLRKISSTYKKMQISFEEMQKNTSRLDLLKKAIISIKHPVSITNLQGKIIFCNPEMANLFGIKTSNLLEKNIKIFFKADDNPIPSFDNLDQWRSTDFYLRTKGDEENSKYLLAKPELLRDAEKNPLAIVISFMQIDDITTSKFKGVEEPEDTKNEYQSIFDNMKDVYFELDEEGWIKDISPSIRNLIHLDRDQIIGKKLGFICTDLECEDVFLKVIRQQKEIDNFDISFSDPDGNFIPCSISARVLKDDSSDGIKIIGSIRNVTERKIDEEKMLKALRELKKTNKDLMDFANITSHDLKSPLRAINTLANWVLMDEENNLTEEGKKNMNLLVGRTERMHQLIEAIFEYVNVVNFDAEKIKVNMNKLIKNVTHKLSIPQKIQIKVQENLPEIVFERTRVEQIFENLIENSIKYNDKDTGLIQIKSEDKGSEWQFSVEDNGPGIDAKYFSKVFQIFQTLESKDDIDGTGIGLAIVKKIIDKYDGKIWLESEPGEGLKVIFTIPKLKQKKE; encoded by the coding sequence ATGATTCAGTTTAAACTGCGAAATGAATTGAGGCAAGTTGAAGAAAAGGAAGAAAAGAAATATCGCTATAAATCTAGAACATTGCTAAAATCTCTGGAAGAACAGACCAGCGAATTGAATCGACTTCGTAAAATATCTTCTACATATAAGAAAATGCAGATATCTTTTGAAGAAATGCAGAAAAATACTTCGAGACTCGATCTTCTTAAGAAAGCAATTATTTCCATCAAACATCCTGTTTCCATTACCAATTTGCAGGGAAAGATCATTTTCTGCAATCCGGAAATGGCCAACCTTTTTGGTATAAAAACAAGCAATTTACTGGAGAAAAATATAAAGATTTTTTTTAAAGCAGATGATAATCCAATACCATCTTTTGATAATCTGGATCAGTGGCGAAGTACAGATTTTTATTTAAGAACCAAAGGAGATGAAGAAAATTCCAAGTATCTTTTAGCAAAACCGGAATTACTTCGCGATGCTGAAAAAAATCCTCTTGCGATCGTTATTTCCTTCATGCAGATAGACGACATAACTACTTCAAAATTTAAAGGCGTAGAAGAACCTGAAGACACCAAAAATGAATATCAGAGTATTTTCGATAATATGAAAGATGTTTATTTTGAGCTTGATGAAGAGGGTTGGATCAAAGATATAAGTCCATCTATCAGAAACCTGATTCATCTCGATCGAGATCAGATTATTGGCAAGAAACTTGGGTTCATTTGTACCGATCTGGAATGTGAAGATGTTTTCTTGAAAGTGATCAGACAGCAAAAAGAGATCGATAATTTTGATATTTCTTTCTCTGATCCTGATGGAAATTTTATTCCGTGCTCAATTAGTGCCAGAGTTTTAAAAGATGATTCGAGTGATGGGATAAAGATAATCGGTTCGATCCGAAACGTAACCGAAAGAAAAATTGATGAAGAAAAAATGCTGAAAGCCTTGAGAGAATTGAAGAAGACCAACAAAGATCTCATGGATTTTGCTAACATAACTTCCCACGATCTGAAATCTCCTCTCAGAGCAATAAACACTTTGGCAAATTGGGTTCTGATGGATGAAGAGAATAATCTGACAGAGGAAGGCAAAAAGAACATGAATCTTCTTGTGGGAAGAACTGAAAGAATGCATCAGCTAATTGAAGCAATTTTTGAGTATGTGAATGTCGTGAATTTTGATGCAGAAAAGATCAAAGTAAACATGAACAAACTCATTAAAAATGTTACCCACAAACTATCAATTCCGCAAAAAATTCAAATTAAAGTTCAGGAAAATCTTCCTGAAATTGTATTTGAAAGGACCAGGGTAGAACAGATATTTGAAAATCTTATTGAAAACTCGATAAAATATAATGATAAAGATACAGGGCTGATCCAGATAAAATCTGAAGATAAGGGATCGGAATGGCAATTCTCTGTGGAAGATAACGGACCCGGAATTGATGCAAAATACTTCAGTAAAGTATTCCAGATATTCCAGACTCTGGAAAGCAAAGATGATATCGACGGAACCGGAATAGGTTTGGCAATTGTAAAAAAGATCATCGATAAATACGACGGCAAAATCTGGTTGGAATCAGAACCGGGAGAAGGCCTAAAAGTGATATTTACAATTCCAAAATTGAAGCAAAAAAAAGAATAA
- the lysS gene encoding lysine--tRNA ligase, with protein sequence MENINQLLKVRREKLQKVRDLGINPFPNRCKRTHKIGELIEQKDKFLESGEKVTITGRLNAMRRQGKVGFGNISDDSGRIQIFVRKDNVGEENYEVYKLFDLGDFVQIEGECFITKIGEYSIRASQVTMLAKSLKPLPTVKEKVVDGKLQRYDEFHDIELRYRKRYLDLLLNPEVKDTFVIRSRMIKAMRDFLDSKGFVEVETPILQPLYGGANARPFISHHNTLDIDLYLRIALELYLKRLIVGGIERVYEIGKNFRNEGMDRTHNPEFTMMELYQSYTDINGMMDITEDMILHIAKEVFGIETIDFMGTEIHLKKPWRRAGMIELIKEESGFDASDFDYKKIKTFCEKHEIEIEPTAGAGKLIEALFEHFVEPKLVQPTFVTDFPKEISPLAKEKPGNPLLTERFELFINGNEYGNAFTELNDPIEQRERLEAQSKLREMGDVEANVVDEDFLEALEYGMPPTGGLGIGIDRLVMLFTGNTSIKEVILFPQMKPEE encoded by the coding sequence AAAAGATAAATTTTTGGAAAGTGGTGAAAAGGTTACAATCACTGGACGTTTGAATGCGATGCGGCGCCAGGGAAAAGTAGGATTTGGCAATATTTCTGATGATTCCGGCAGAATTCAGATCTTCGTGAGAAAAGATAACGTTGGCGAAGAAAATTACGAAGTTTACAAGTTATTTGATCTGGGAGATTTCGTGCAGATCGAAGGTGAGTGTTTTATAACCAAAATAGGAGAATATTCCATTCGAGCCAGCCAGGTGACGATGCTGGCAAAAAGTTTGAAACCACTTCCCACTGTAAAAGAAAAAGTTGTAGACGGTAAGCTGCAGCGTTATGATGAATTTCATGACATTGAACTGCGTTATCGTAAACGCTATCTCGATCTGCTTTTGAATCCGGAAGTGAAAGATACATTTGTTATTCGCTCTCGAATGATAAAAGCGATGCGGGATTTCCTGGATTCTAAAGGTTTCGTGGAAGTGGAAACCCCAATCTTGCAGCCACTTTATGGCGGGGCAAATGCCCGACCTTTCATTTCTCATCATAATACTTTGGACATCGATCTGTACTTGCGAATTGCTCTGGAACTTTATCTGAAAAGATTGATCGTGGGCGGAATTGAACGTGTTTATGAAATCGGTAAAAATTTCCGAAATGAAGGAATGGACAGAACTCACAATCCCGAATTTACCATGATGGAATTGTATCAATCTTATACCGATATAAACGGAATGATGGATATCACGGAAGATATGATCCTTCATATTGCCAAGGAAGTTTTTGGAATTGAAACCATCGATTTTATGGGAACGGAAATTCATCTAAAAAAGCCCTGGCGAAGAGCCGGAATGATCGAATTGATAAAAGAAGAAAGTGGTTTTGATGCTTCCGATTTTGATTATAAAAAGATCAAAACATTTTGCGAAAAACATGAGATCGAAATCGAACCAACTGCCGGAGCAGGAAAATTGATCGAAGCTTTATTTGAACATTTCGTGGAACCAAAGTTGGTTCAACCGACATTTGTTACCGATTTTCCGAAAGAGATTTCTCCTCTGGCAAAAGAAAAACCTGGAAATCCACTTCTTACGGAAAGATTCGAATTGTTCATAAATGGAAACGAGTATGGAAATGCTTTCACAGAATTAAATGATCCTATCGAGCAAAGAGAAAGGCTGGAAGCGCAGTCCAAACTGCGAGAAATGGGAGACGTTGAAGCAAACGTGGTAGATGAAGATTTCCTGGAAGCATTGGAATATGGAATGCCGCCGACTGGTGGATTGGGAATCGGCATCGACCGTCTGGTAATGCTATTCACGGGTAATACTTCTATCAAGGAAGTAATCCTCTTTCCCCAAATGAAACCAGAAGAATAA
- a CDS encoding response regulator, with translation MKSNRPILVVEDDLVDAMTVKRALKEIEVSNEVIVKQNGEDALEYLQSEIMELPAIILLDLNMPRMNGIEFLRTIKQDEKLLSIPVVVLTTSRSEQDKLDSYKLGVAGYIIKSVNYQEFVEMIKKIENYWDICEFPI, from the coding sequence ATGAAAAGTAACAGACCAATTTTAGTTGTTGAAGACGATCTGGTAGATGCTATGACGGTGAAACGAGCTTTAAAAGAGATCGAAGTTTCGAATGAAGTTATTGTGAAACAAAATGGGGAAGATGCTTTGGAATACCTGCAAAGTGAAATCATGGAGCTTCCGGCAATTATTCTATTGGATTTGAATATGCCCCGTATGAATGGAATTGAATTCTTGCGTACTATAAAACAAGATGAGAAATTACTTAGCATTCCTGTTGTTGTACTCACTACATCTCGTTCGGAACAAGATAAGTTGGATTCCTATAAACTTGGGGTTGCCGGATATATTATCAAATCGGTAAATTACCAGGAATTTGTGGAAATGATAAAAAAGATAGAAAATTATTGGGATATCTGTGAGTTCCCTATTTAG